GTCGCGCGTGGCGTCGGGGAGGCGCGAGATGGCCAGGGCGAAGGCGACGGTGAAGACGATGAGGGGGAGCATCGCCCCCTCCGCCGCCGCGGCCACCGGGTTCACCGGGACGAGCGACGTGAGCCACGCCGCGAAGCCGGGGAGCGGCGGCACCATCCCCGCCCCGCCAGCTGCACGCTCGCGCAGGGCCGCCGCCGAGGCGGGATCGACCACCAGACGGTCGTACAGCGGAGGGGCGGCCAGGGCGGTGAACAGCGCCACCCCGGCCAGGAGGGCGATGAAGAGGGCCAGCGCGCTCCCCCCCAGCCGCCCCACCGCCCGCAGGTCGCGCATCGAGGCGATCCCCGTCACCAGGAGCGCCACCACCAGCGGGACGACGGTCATGCGGATCGCGTTCACCCACATCGTCCCCACCGGCTCGCTCACCGCCAGGAGCACCGACGCGACGCCGGGAGACGAGGCGGCGGCCACCGCGCCGATGGCGAAGCCGACGGCGAGGGAGAGCACGGCCGCGAGGCCGCCATTGATGCGGATGACCGGCCGGCCGCCGCGCTTGCGCATGGCCACAATGCTACGGCGCGCACCGGGGGGCCTCAACCATGGTCGCGCGAAGTGTCCGGCGCCCCCCCGCCGCGGCTAGAACAACCCCCAGCGGAAGCCGACGCGCCACGACAGGAGCGGCGTCTCCCCCTCGTTCACCCGCAGCTGGATCTCTCCCCCGGGGAGGTCGATGATGTCCCCTCGCCGCAGGTAGCGCACGTTCCCGTTGCCGTGATAGCGCACCCCGATGTCGAGCGCCCCCTGCCGCGACGCCCCGATCGGGATCAGGAATCCCCCTCCCCCCGTCCAGGCGAAGGTAGCGTCATCGTAGTTGGTCGACTTGGCGAACGGCTCGTTGTCCCACGACCCCTCCACGCTCGACTCGGTCCAGAAGACGGAGAACCCCGCGGTCGCGTTCACGTACGGGCGGATCGGGCCCGAGGGTACAGTGAGCTGCGGCCCGACCCCCATCCAGAAGATGTTGTTCGACGTCGTCATGTCGACGTTCACGCGCCCGATGGTGGAGCTCAGTGGGACGCGCTTGGTCTCGCGCCCATACCCCAGGAAGCCCAGCTCGCCCCCCAGGGAGAAGATCCCCTGCCGGTCGAGCTTGTAGTGCACGTTGCCGTCCACCCCGAAGCCCTGCTTCACGTTGTCGCGGAAGTCGCCCTGCGGCACGGCATAGGTGAACGACGCCCCGGCGTACACGGGGGAGCGGCGCGGGCCGGCGGCACCCGCCGCACGCTCGCGCCCCACCTGGAAGACCTGCGCATCGGCGGCCGCCGTCAGCATGGTCATCGCCGCCATCGCCGCGGCCGTCATCGCATTCATCGACTTCATCGCCTTCATCGCCTTCGTCGCCTTCGTCGCCTTCGTCGCCTTCGTCGCCTTCGTCGCCTTCGTCGCCTTCACCACCGCACGCGCCGAGCTCATACGAACCTCGTACCACTGTTGGAATTGGACTTGTGCCGCGCACGCATCACTTGCCCGTGTGGTACGCCGACCAGCGCGGCGATGTTTCATGGCCGAGGGGCCATCCGCTAGCTTTCGCGGGGAGGGTACACCGGGGTACCGACACCCCTTCGCACGCCGCACGCCGCACGCCGAACGCCGCACACCGCACACCGCCTCGCATGAGCTCCCCCTGGCCGATCACGATCGACGACGTCCGCGCCGCGCGCGCGCGCATCGCCCCCTACATGGCGCCGTCGCCGTTGTACAACCACCCCCTCCTCGACGAGGCGACCGGGCACGGGATCACCGTCCACGTCAAGCACGAGAACTTCAACCCCACCGGGTCGTTCAAGGTGCGCAACGGGCTCTCGTTCATGACGGCGCTGGACGAGGCACAGCGCCGGCGCGGGGTGGTGGCGGCAACCCGCGGCAACCACGGCCTCGGGATCGCCTACGCCGCCCGCGCCTTCGGCGTCAAGGCGACCATCTGCGTCCCCGTCGGCAACAACCCCGACAAGAACGCCGGGATGCGCGCGTTAGGCGCGCGCGTCATCGAGGAGGGGCGCGACTACGACGAGTCGGTGCAGGTGGCCCAGCGCCTCATGGAGCGCGAAGGCGCCACCCTGGCCCACTCCACCAACGACCGCGCGGTCCTGGCCGGCGCCGCCACGCTCTCCCTCGAGACCTTCGAGGCCCCCGTGCAGCTGGACGCCATGGTGGTCGTGGTGGGGGGCGGGTCGCAGGCGGTGGGGGCGCTCACCATCGCGCGCTCCCTCTCCCCCGGCACCCGCGTCTACGCGGTGCAGGCCGCCGGCGCCTCGGCGTGCCACGACTCCTGGCACGCCGGCCAGCGCCTCACCACCGACCGCGCCGACACCTTCGCCGACGGCCTCGCCACCCGCGGCGCCTACGACCTCACCTTCCCCACGCTCCAGGCGGGGCTGGCCGGCTTCGTCACCGTCACCGACACCGAGATCGCCGAGGCGCTCCGCACCCTGCTGCGCACCACGCACACCCTCGTCGAGGGGGCCGGAGCCGGCGGCTACGCCGGGCTGGCCAGGCTCGCGCCGCAGCTGGCGGGGCAGACGGTGGGAATCATCATCAGCGGCGCCAACATCGACGAGGCCACGCTCCGCCGCGTCCTCGACCGGGAGCTCTGACGGCCGCAGCCGGGATGACCGCGGCCCCGGCGGCCGGGAGGCGCGACGACCGGGCGATTCCCCGACCCAACACGCCGGCACTCGGCACCCCTAACTATCGGAAGCGATCACGATGACGGACGGCGCAGGCGCCGGCAAGGTCCGGCTCGACAAGTGGCTGTGGGCCGCACGCTTCTTCAAGACCCGCGCCCTGGCCGCCGAGGCCATCGACACCGGGCGCATCGAGGTGAACGGCGAGCGCGCCAAGCGCGCCAGGCTCGTGCAGGCGGGCGACACGATCCGCGTCCGGCGCCCCCCGTTCGAGCACGTCGTCCGCGTGACCGCCACCGCCGAGCAGCGTGGCTCGGCGACCGTCGCCGCCACGCTCTACCAGGAAACCGAGGCCTCGAGCAAGGCGCGC
The window above is part of the Gemmatimonadetes bacterium SCN 70-22 genome. Proteins encoded here:
- a CDS encoding serine/threonine dehydratase, which produces MSSPWPITIDDVRAARARIAPYMAPSPLYNHPLLDEATGHGITVHVKHENFNPTGSFKVRNGLSFMTALDEAQRRRGVVAATRGNHGLGIAYAARAFGVKATICVPVGNNPDKNAGMRALGARVIEEGRDYDESVQVAQRLMEREGATLAHSTNDRAVLAGAATLSLETFEAPVQLDAMVVVVGGGSQAVGALTIARSLSPGTRVYAVQAAGASACHDSWHAGQRLTTDRADTFADGLATRGAYDLTFPTLQAGLAGFVTVTDTEIAEALRTLLRTTHTLVEGAGAGGYAGLARLAPQLAGQTVGIIISGANIDEATLRRVLDREL